In Acidianus brierleyi, one genomic interval encodes:
- a CDS encoding DEAD/DEAH box helicase family protein — MVVLRYYKGLIISDSYAPGLEWNDELKNYVGFGYKYRDVLKYFKKSGIEIKDYVMQSLPFPLIKDSLKLREYQEKALDSWLKLKRGIIVLPTGSGKTAVALKAISVLKVSTIIIVPTIDLVNQWYDNILKFLRVSSGRIGGGYDEIKGITVITYDSAYTRIEEIGNRFYFAIFDEVHHLPSEGYSNIAEMLVSPYRLGLTATPEREDGRHVILPNIVGPEVFRIKPSQLAGKYLSQYEIEKIYVNLTDKEKEKYDELREKLNNFLKKKKFKLDSLRAFHRLLAMAGRDPEAREALMAWHESLKLSVNSEAKIDKLREILKDSEQDKIIIFTRDIDMCYRVSREFLIPAVTYKTPKDERNEILRKFKENKYRVIVVSNVFDEGVDIPDANLAIVLGGYGSSRQFLQRLGRILRMKENKKAKLIEIITKGTSDYRLSKRRSRATI, encoded by the coding sequence TTGGTAGTCCTTAGATATTACAAAGGATTAATAATTTCTGATTCTTATGCACCAGGCTTAGAATGGAATGATGAATTAAAGAACTATGTTGGGTTTGGATATAAATATAGAGATGTTTTGAAATATTTCAAAAAATCTGGAATTGAAATCAAAGACTACGTAATGCAATCATTGCCATTCCCGTTGATTAAAGATAGTTTAAAATTGAGAGAATATCAAGAGAAGGCTTTAGACTCATGGTTAAAGTTAAAGCGGGGCATAATAGTCTTACCTACAGGTTCTGGAAAAACTGCGGTAGCATTGAAAGCTATTTCGGTTCTTAAAGTTTCAACTATTATTATAGTTCCTACAATAGATCTAGTAAACCAATGGTATGATAATATTCTCAAATTTTTGAGAGTAAGTTCAGGAAGAATAGGAGGAGGATATGATGAAATTAAAGGAATTACAGTAATAACCTATGATTCCGCATATACTAGAATAGAAGAGATAGGCAATAGATTTTATTTTGCCATATTCGATGAAGTTCATCATTTACCTTCTGAAGGATATTCTAATATAGCTGAAATGTTGGTCTCTCCATATAGACTAGGTTTAACCGCTACGCCAGAAAGAGAAGATGGAAGACATGTTATATTGCCTAATATTGTTGGACCAGAAGTTTTCAGAATAAAACCATCTCAATTAGCTGGAAAATACCTATCTCAATACGAAATTGAAAAAATATACGTAAATTTAACAGATAAAGAAAAAGAGAAATATGATGAATTAAGAGAGAAGCTTAATAATTTTCTTAAAAAGAAGAAATTTAAATTAGATAGTTTAAGAGCTTTTCATAGACTTTTAGCTATGGCAGGACGGGATCCAGAAGCTAGAGAGGCATTAATGGCCTGGCATGAATCATTAAAATTATCAGTAAATTCTGAAGCTAAAATAGATAAACTTAGAGAAATCCTAAAGGATAGTGAACAAGACAAAATTATAATATTTACTAGAGATATTGATATGTGCTATAGAGTGTCGAGAGAATTCCTAATACCTGCAGTTACATATAAAACACCAAAAGATGAAAGAAATGAAATACTAAGGAAATTTAAGGAAAATAAATACAGAGTTATAGTAGTTTCTAATGTGTTCGACGAAGGAGTTGATATTCCTGATGCTAATTTAGCAATAGTATTAGGTGGTTATGGTAGTTCAAGACAATTTTTACAGAGACTAGGACGTATCTTAAGAATGAAAGAAAATAAAAAGGCAAAATTAATAGAAATTATAACTAAAGGAACATCCGATTATAGATTAAGTAAGAGGAGGTCTCGTGCTACCATCTGA
- a CDS encoding VIT1/CCC1 transporter family protein has translation MQESQKEPVIHYTEEADTFRTKVFGIQDGLIGVGSITIGAAGFSHDPLIVVVMGLIATIGQGFSMGIGEYISTRVRMQVIANEIKKENYEINNFPEKERDELIGFYMRKGLGKEESEKIADIVMKDKKVTLNEMMMHELRIFPEEFENPIKLGFLMSLYLIIGGIVPLVPFILSIFIKFDFYYALLSSVAIIIATLGIFGSLATKYTGLHKSRGALEQISVGIIALIGSYLGGLILAHFIPISYLP, from the coding sequence ATGCAAGAGTCGCAAAAAGAACCTGTTATACATTATACCGAGGAAGCCGATACTTTTAGGACAAAGGTCTTCGGAATTCAGGACGGACTTATTGGAGTAGGTAGCATAACTATAGGTGCAGCAGGTTTTTCACATGATCCTTTGATAGTTGTAGTTATGGGATTAATAGCAACAATAGGTCAAGGATTCTCTATGGGAATTGGTGAATATATCTCTACAAGAGTTAGAATGCAAGTTATAGCAAACGAGATAAAGAAAGAAAACTATGAAATTAACAATTTCCCAGAAAAAGAAAGAGACGAGCTAATAGGATTCTATATGAGGAAAGGCTTGGGCAAAGAAGAATCAGAAAAAATAGCCGACATAGTAATGAAGGATAAAAAAGTAACTCTTAATGAAATGATGATGCATGAACTAAGAATATTTCCAGAAGAATTTGAGAATCCTATTAAACTTGGTTTTTTGATGAGCCTTTATTTAATTATAGGTGGTATAGTTCCGCTTGTGCCTTTTATTTTATCAATTTTTATTAAATTTGACTTCTATTACGCATTATTAAGTTCTGTCGCAATAATTATAGCAACACTAGGAATATTTGGAAGTCTAGCTACAAAGTATACTGGATTGCATAAAAGTAGAGGAGCACTAGAGCAAATAAGTGTAGGAATAATAGCATTAATAGGAAGTTATTTGGGGGGTTTAATATTAGCACACTTTATACCTATTAGCTATCTACCTTAA
- a CDS encoding PaREP1 family protein: MNLAEVILEVGKSSPQDLAEALEGKVDEKEVAKIRLESAKFYLEQAELNMSLPAAASEDLYKAILEGMKSLKSYLGISEDLRNAIPKISDILGDWIDEAWELGLKLHYEGYISENFEESDLQFYFVKVERFIENCEIAIS; the protein is encoded by the coding sequence GTGAATCTGGCAGAAGTAATTTTAGAAGTAGGTAAAAGTAGTCCACAAGATTTAGCAGAAGCATTAGAAGGGAAAGTAGATGAAAAAGAGGTAGCTAAGATAAGACTAGAATCTGCTAAATTCTATTTAGAGCAGGCTGAACTTAACATGAGTCTACCTGCTGCAGCTTCAGAAGACTTATATAAGGCAATACTTGAAGGGATGAAATCTCTCAAGAGCTATTTGGGTATTTCAGAAGATTTGAGGAACGCAATCCCTAAGATTTCGGATATCCTGGGAGATTGGATAGACGAAGCATGGGAATTAGGATTAAAGTTACATTATGAGGGTTATATATCCGAGAACTTTGAGGAATCAGATTTACAATTCTATTTTGTTAAAGTTGAAAGATTTATAGAAAATTGTGAAATAGCAATAAGTTAA
- a CDS encoding AAA-associated domain-containing protein produces the protein MKIVDPGARVADLLGLLSILQNTFNGKTDLYQLEKEMEVDLDDLMPIVYTASYLGFITVGEGDIIISDKGIDFLNSNIKKRKEILKESLLDVEPFATAKDLKSFTLEELKDSLEKKGINIYNSPEGLYDLQITLSEWGIYSGFISRHNDIYKIN, from the coding sequence GTGAAAATCGTAGACCCTGGAGCTAGAGTAGCAGATCTTTTAGGATTATTAAGTATATTACAAAATACATTCAATGGTAAAACGGACCTTTATCAACTTGAAAAAGAAATGGAAGTAGATTTAGATGATCTAATGCCTATAGTCTATACAGCAAGTTATTTAGGGTTCATTACCGTAGGAGAAGGTGATATAATAATATCTGATAAAGGAATAGATTTCCTTAATTCTAACATAAAGAAGAGAAAAGAAATCCTAAAGGAAAGTTTACTAGATGTAGAACCATTTGCTACAGCTAAAGATCTAAAATCATTTACGCTAGAAGAATTAAAAGATTCGTTAGAGAAAAAGGGTATTAACATATATAATAGTCCTGAAGGCCTCTATGATTTGCAAATAACCTTATCAGAATGGGGAATTTATTCTGGCTTTATCTCTAGACATAACGACATATATAAGATAAATTAA
- a CDS encoding MBL fold metallo-hydrolase, whose protein sequence is MIIEPLAFESLGVRSQATFIETKDIRILIDPAVSLAPRRYGLPPHQKEVDKLSELAKIVTEKARLADVIIVTHYHYDHHDPGYIIPRDIYKNKKVFIKDPKNMINNSQRRIRAPKFLNSIKSLPSSIEVAEGKKIEIGSTKIFFSNAVPHGADERLGYVVQVGIRDGDQTLLITSDIEGAPRDMHIKFTEELKPNTIIIDGPLSYLLGYALKQEDLDKSIDNLEHIVKEGLETMIVDHHVLRDINYKSVLSRVYEVAKSVNARVITAAEYLNKEPEILEARRKELFKEENKPARIPRNLAEILKVDS, encoded by the coding sequence ATGATAATCGAACCTTTAGCGTTTGAAAGTTTAGGCGTGAGATCTCAGGCTACTTTTATTGAGACTAAAGACATTAGAATTCTAATAGACCCGGCGGTTTCCTTAGCTCCGAGACGATATGGTCTACCTCCGCATCAAAAAGAAGTCGATAAGTTATCTGAATTAGCCAAAATCGTAACTGAAAAAGCAAGATTAGCAGATGTCATTATAGTTACACATTACCATTATGATCATCATGATCCTGGGTATATTATCCCAAGAGATATCTATAAAAATAAAAAAGTTTTCATAAAAGATCCTAAAAATATGATAAATAACAGTCAAAGGAGAATAAGAGCTCCTAAGTTTCTAAACTCCATTAAAAGTTTGCCATCTTCTATAGAGGTTGCCGAAGGTAAAAAAATAGAGATAGGTTCTACAAAAATATTTTTCTCTAATGCAGTACCTCATGGAGCAGATGAGAGATTAGGATATGTGGTTCAAGTGGGTATAAGAGACGGTGATCAAACTCTTTTGATAACTTCGGACATTGAAGGTGCACCAAGAGACATGCATATAAAGTTCACAGAAGAACTCAAACCTAATACAATAATTATTGACGGTCCGTTAAGTTATCTTTTGGGCTACGCATTAAAGCAAGAAGATTTAGATAAATCAATAGATAATTTAGAACATATCGTAAAAGAAGGATTAGAAACTATGATAGTTGATCATCATGTTTTGAGGGATATTAATTATAAATCAGTACTATCTAGAGTTTATGAAGTAGCTAAAAGTGTTAATGCTAGAGTTATAACAGCTGCAGAATATCTTAATAAAGAACCAGAAATATTGGAGGCCAGAAGAAAAGAGTTATTTAAGGAGGAAAATAAACCGGCTCGTATACCAAGGAACCTAGCTGAGATTCTTAAGGTAGATAGCTAA
- a CDS encoding AAA family ATPase, whose amino-acid sequence MSTSEVYRITILGIKGGVGKSTTALSLGKALAMNSKNVLLVDRDLIGYSSYIMGIRDKGILAKVVDDEDNFGNSYKEIAINEGTLGVIKLFGDGDRFQDDIDKIHKNKYLMEQFSLLYKRFLVYRKYDYYIIDNPPLVTSNSEVAKHELQVFYSLFENAKNLRIYITNYSENSIQNTIDYIKNIEGNTTYPGIPLSFIINLVPNTYDELQHAKDKMKKIISNLNIAFGLVIPLNEKLINFSGNIVEIPIPEEINELAINIIDKKFADHKILSVAPKSLENILNSNSVILIEGVPNSKKTNLILNISKTLNNRKKVIILVSTNDRIYDIFKRNDINFINISILPKYREERFVIKNISDVIKLSKRLSNEILDEIKDIDNPAIILHRTNDITPASNCCDLHAEKNEFWNSFINYLKYKKNSQIFLICDKIADDCDEIKSFVEYDIYTFENGEYEIRDIL is encoded by the coding sequence TTGAGTACTAGTGAGGTCTACAGAATTACAATACTAGGAATAAAAGGAGGAGTAGGCAAATCTACAACTGCACTTAGCCTAGGAAAAGCGCTGGCTATGAATTCAAAGAATGTTTTATTAGTAGATAGAGATCTTATAGGATATTCTTCTTATATTATGGGAATAAGAGATAAAGGTATCTTAGCTAAAGTTGTAGATGATGAGGATAATTTTGGCAATAGTTACAAGGAAATAGCCATAAATGAGGGAACTTTAGGAGTTATAAAATTATTTGGGGATGGAGATAGATTTCAGGATGATATAGATAAAATACATAAAAACAAGTATTTAATGGAACAGTTTTCGTTATTATATAAAAGATTCTTAGTTTATAGAAAATATGATTATTATATAATAGATAATCCTCCATTGGTTACGAGTAATAGTGAAGTAGCAAAACATGAATTACAAGTATTTTATTCTTTATTCGAAAATGCCAAAAATCTTAGGATCTATATAACTAATTACTCAGAAAACTCTATCCAAAATACGATAGATTACATCAAAAATATTGAAGGTAATACAACATATCCTGGGATACCGCTATCATTTATTATAAATTTGGTTCCAAATACATATGACGAACTTCAGCATGCTAAAGATAAAATGAAAAAAATAATTTCTAATCTTAATATAGCTTTTGGACTAGTTATCCCATTAAATGAGAAATTAATTAATTTTTCTGGAAATATAGTTGAAATTCCAATTCCAGAAGAAATAAATGAGCTTGCCATAAATATTATTGATAAAAAATTTGCTGATCATAAAATATTGTCTGTTGCTCCAAAATCTTTGGAAAATATATTAAATTCTAATTCAGTCATATTAATAGAGGGTGTACCAAATTCTAAGAAAACAAATCTGATATTAAATATTTCTAAAACATTAAATAATAGGAAAAAAGTAATAATATTAGTTTCTACTAATGATAGAATATATGATATATTTAAAAGAAATGATATTAATTTTATAAATATTTCTATATTGCCAAAATATAGAGAAGAAAGATTTGTGATAAAGAACATAAGTGATGTAATAAAACTTTCAAAAAGACTAAGCAACGAAATTCTTGACGAGATTAAAGATATTGACAATCCAGCTATAATACTCCATAGAACTAACGATATAACACCGGCATCTAACTGTTGCGATTTGCATGCAGAAAAAAATGAATTTTGGAATTCATTTATAAATTATTTAAAATATAAGAAAAACTCACAAATATTTTTAATTTGTGATAAAATTGCAGACGATTGCGATGAAATAAAATCATTTGTTGAGTATGATATTTACACTTTTGAAAATGGAGAATATGAAATAAGGGATATTTTGTGA
- a CDS encoding APC family permease, translating to MVSLSKKLEPKENSIPKYLVISQSLSSIAPLGSVSAYLTFALASSLASTGLASIVGVFVYLLWVIIGYRYSKVIASTGGTYEFARQASGETIGSIAGWLYWISYAIYLPSVTTYLVGIVLPTVINFQSIYLSIIEVTIPIILTLLMISGIKPPLFYSLISSTIEVILIIILGFKVLIIKGFSLEPFFITVPQYDFWSGALAVAFTLAGGGASFFLGYEAKGKGKTIGSSYLIAFVIASIAVIFASYYEIAAAGYSNLGVTNLLNITEFPGFYISEKFMGFTFAFIIFIFTVNSLLGSAISAYVALSRLTYTLVSKNMLKSILTVFIFFLIFNVLGSITGQLQLIYYFTTEISLITLFASHSIVSAVYPFFIRKISKISFIDILLAISSSGIMMYGIYSNLIPIQLTSIISIGVILFVAAIVIIYRYISKSKY from the coding sequence ATGGTTAGTCTATCCAAGAAGCTCGAGCCAAAAGAAAATTCTATACCAAAATATCTAGTAATTTCTCAATCTTTGAGTTCAATAGCTCCATTAGGTTCAGTTTCTGCATATCTAACGTTTGCTTTAGCGTCCTCATTAGCTTCAACAGGATTGGCTTCTATAGTAGGAGTGTTCGTCTATTTACTTTGGGTTATAATAGGCTATAGATATTCAAAAGTAATAGCATCTACTGGAGGAACATATGAATTTGCTAGACAAGCATCTGGAGAAACAATAGGCTCAATAGCAGGATGGCTTTATTGGATAAGTTATGCCATATATTTACCGTCTGTCACAACTTATCTAGTAGGTATTGTATTACCTACTGTCATTAACTTCCAAAGCATATATTTATCTATTATTGAAGTAACTATTCCAATAATATTGACATTATTAATGATATCTGGAATAAAGCCACCATTATTTTATTCATTAATATCTTCAACTATAGAGGTAATTCTGATAATAATTCTAGGTTTCAAAGTTTTGATAATTAAAGGTTTTTCATTAGAGCCATTTTTCATTACGGTACCGCAATATGATTTCTGGAGTGGGGCTTTAGCTGTAGCATTCACATTAGCTGGAGGCGGCGCGTCTTTCTTTTTAGGCTATGAGGCTAAGGGTAAAGGAAAGACAATTGGTTCTTCTTATCTTATAGCCTTTGTGATAGCATCTATAGCGGTTATTTTTGCCTCATATTATGAGATAGCTGCTGCTGGATACAGTAATCTAGGAGTAACTAATTTGCTTAATATAACTGAATTTCCAGGATTCTATATATCAGAGAAATTTATGGGGTTTACTTTTGCATTTATTATTTTTATTTTTACAGTAAATAGTTTGTTAGGTTCGGCTATTTCTGCATACGTAGCATTATCTAGGCTAACATATACATTAGTATCTAAAAATATGCTAAAATCTATTCTTACAGTGTTTATATTTTTTCTTATTTTTAATGTGTTAGGTAGTATAACAGGACAATTACAATTAATATATTATTTTACCACTGAAATATCTCTTATTACCTTATTTGCCTCTCATTCTATAGTTTCTGCCGTATATCCGTTTTTTATCAGAAAGATATCTAAAATTTCCTTTATAGATATTTTATTAGCAATTTCTAGTTCAGGAATAATGATGTATGGAATTTATTCTAACCTAATTCCTATTCAACTTACTTCAATAATTTCAATAGGTGTTATTCTTTTTGTAGCTGCAATCGTGATTATCTATAGGTATATTAGTAAATCTAAATACTGA
- a CDS encoding COG1361 S-layer family protein codes for MRYKALWKTLLVLFLIIINSEGIYLGFNQSSTFIGYAKPQTLIAPGETEVPITFSITNLGNTLYNVSITPLQIFPFYLYKYYNTTDIVNIPIWEHGQEINITFLYNINSTALDGVYKISLDINATNVTKIVSFSVPILGYVKITAQGVWGSLNSPLVVAPGETNLPLSIILVNEGNVEGYNVSITLNSTYPIKFEQKKVDIGYLPIGQPITATIYASIYNNASEGVYNIPITINYFKNSNEKTLISVPINGYENFSISALWGTQSSPMTASPGSENLPLTFIVKNLGNVLASNVSIFLKQAYPLKISQKYVSIGIIPAGEYNLATITASVYSNVTPGIYYIPVILHYFETNVTQYVPLLISSPKIAINILTLPPQIFPGFYDVRVSAIVLNYGNGIAENSTVSLSSPFPIVSSNNVSLGAIPIGVPENVTFLINVPNSTPAGNYILKFHIKYDGGSLVKYYNLTIYPKANIIIVSTYYPTLNPGSSKVPITLTFKNIGNAEAKNIIVRLGTSNVIYPHVSSSNPLAALTASEIFIGNLKPGQETNVTYIVDISSGATAGKYPLAFALIWNQTGSIIPLYETDQVNITISPTLLSQISSVNVVSIPVLYLIIVIIVLIVIIAIISVRARRKR; via the coding sequence ATGCGATACAAAGCCTTATGGAAAACACTTTTAGTATTATTCTTAATAATTATTAATTCTGAAGGAATATATTTAGGTTTCAATCAAAGTTCAACGTTCATAGGTTATGCTAAGCCTCAAACGCTAATTGCCCCAGGAGAAACCGAAGTTCCAATAACATTTAGCATAACCAATTTAGGAAATACTTTATATAACGTATCTATAACTCCTCTTCAGATTTTTCCATTTTACCTTTATAAATACTACAACACTACAGATATAGTCAATATACCAATATGGGAACATGGACAAGAAATCAATATTACTTTCCTTTATAACATAAATTCCACAGCATTAGATGGAGTTTATAAAATATCATTGGATATAAATGCTACAAACGTAACTAAAATAGTATCTTTCTCTGTACCAATCTTAGGTTATGTAAAGATAACAGCGCAAGGTGTCTGGGGATCTTTAAACTCACCGCTAGTAGTAGCACCAGGAGAGACTAATTTGCCATTGAGTATTATACTAGTTAATGAAGGAAACGTAGAAGGATATAATGTATCTATAACTCTTAACTCAACATATCCAATTAAATTCGAGCAAAAGAAAGTTGATATAGGATATTTACCAATAGGTCAACCAATAACAGCTACTATATACGCATCTATTTATAATAATGCATCAGAAGGAGTATATAATATACCGATAACCATTAACTATTTTAAGAATTCTAATGAAAAAACATTAATTTCAGTGCCTATAAATGGATATGAGAATTTCTCAATTTCTGCTTTATGGGGAACTCAATCTAGTCCCATGACTGCGTCACCAGGAAGTGAAAATTTGCCATTGACATTTATAGTCAAAAATTTAGGTAATGTATTAGCATCAAATGTTAGTATATTTCTAAAACAAGCATATCCGCTTAAAATATCTCAGAAATATGTTTCTATTGGAATAATACCAGCGGGAGAATATAATTTAGCTACTATAACTGCTAGTGTATATTCTAACGTTACACCTGGTATATATTATATACCAGTAATATTACATTATTTTGAAACCAATGTAACACAATATGTTCCACTCCTTATTTCCTCACCTAAAATTGCAATAAATATTCTTACGCTTCCGCCCCAAATATTTCCAGGATTCTATGACGTTAGAGTCAGTGCTATAGTATTAAATTATGGAAACGGAATAGCTGAAAATTCCACAGTTTCATTGTCATCTCCATTTCCGATTGTTTCATCAAATAATGTATCTTTAGGTGCTATACCTATAGGTGTTCCAGAAAATGTGACATTCTTAATAAATGTTCCAAATTCTACACCTGCTGGAAATTATATATTAAAATTCCATATAAAATATGACGGAGGAAGTTTAGTTAAATATTATAATCTTACAATCTATCCAAAAGCCAATATTATAATAGTCTCCACTTATTATCCTACACTTAATCCAGGCTCTTCCAAAGTACCTATAACATTAACTTTCAAAAATATAGGAAACGCGGAAGCTAAAAATATTATAGTAAGATTAGGAACGTCAAACGTAATATATCCTCATGTAAGTTCTTCAAATCCGTTAGCAGCATTAACTGCTTCTGAAATATTTATAGGAAATTTAAAGCCAGGTCAAGAGACCAATGTTACATACATAGTTGATATAAGTAGTGGAGCTACAGCTGGAAAATATCCATTAGCATTTGCCTTAATTTGGAATCAGACAGGATCCATAATACCTCTTTACGAAACAGATCAAGTTAACATTACTATATCTCCTACTCTTCTCTCTCAAATAAGCAGTGTAAACGTTGTTAGTATTCCAGTTTTATATTTAATAATAGTTATCATTGTACTTATAGTTATAATAGCTATAATAAGTGTAAGAGCTAGAAGAAAGAGATAA
- a CDS encoding helix-turn-helix transcriptional regulator gives MKAILLLILPIIFSLASSAYNTVNINYNGHVIIYDTQSKELYIPPNARNLSINVKYVIENNTIILSSIPATISYYENFSGVISFSENFTSKIIIILPSYIKLSYISMSPISFKYYNDYFNLTFISKNITILYYVSGYTYTTEVSHNKISIFFIGFLVSLFSTTFLLFLLIKRNRVNINFEENTNTLDDRDKKIIEAIKNGADNLTRISEMTQLPRTTVYRRVKRLKSLGYLAEIREKGKVKYLVKGDKNEQ, from the coding sequence ATGAAGGCTATATTATTACTTATTCTACCTATTATATTTTCTTTAGCATCTAGTGCATATAATACAGTAAATATTAACTATAATGGTCATGTAATTATTTATGATACACAATCTAAAGAGCTCTATATACCCCCAAATGCCAGAAATCTTTCAATAAACGTAAAATACGTGATCGAAAACAATACTATTATATTATCTTCAATTCCAGCTACAATAAGCTATTATGAGAATTTTTCTGGTGTAATTTCGTTTTCTGAGAATTTTACATCTAAAATTATAATAATTTTACCATCATATATTAAACTATCATACATTTCTATGTCACCAATTTCCTTCAAATATTATAATGATTATTTTAATTTAACATTTATCTCTAAAAACATAACTATATTATATTACGTTAGTGGCTATACATATACTACGGAGGTTTCACATAATAAAATATCTATCTTTTTTATTGGATTTTTAGTTTCTTTATTTTCTACTACATTTCTCTTATTTTTGCTGATAAAAAGAAATAGAGTTAATATTAATTTTGAGGAAAATACCAATACATTAGATGATCGAGATAAAAAAATTATTGAAGCTATAAAAAATGGAGCAGATAATTTAACTAGAATATCGGAGATGACGCAATTACCTAGGACTACTGTTTATAGAAGAGTAAAGAGGCTAAAAAGTCTTGGCTATTTAGCAGAAATTAGAGAAAAAGGAAAGGTAAAATACCTAGTGAAGGGAGATAAAAATGAACAATAA
- a CDS encoding glycosyltransferase family 2 protein translates to MKVANLIFSLSPFFVSTIFTYITFVSFATAIIAFGIWISMVVGFYIFLDFFILSIRSKKYSVKLVGKETRYKVAAFVTSFNEDPKIVEGTLMSIKTAIGNLGNVFLLDDSTNNKISTELKNFCNKNDIIYLHREKRRGYKAGAINDALKNISEKYDFVAIFDADQRPVEDFFKQVLPYFSDPAVALVQVPQNYSEINSGIASGAKYQQEPFLRIIMRGRSMSSAFSLGSGSVFRISALKDVGYMSENSVTEDAATSIKIHEKGYKSIYIDAPLIWYGEPPQDLNAYMIQQSRWAFGYFQLTKEIIFSNLDFSKFFDYFSGTLYWIKEGPITLIEFLAPIFFLMFKIPIMKINPVCYLLAYIPYLIFTIALFIFATRDKTEYGIKGFYFHQSVEYLEFPSITLAFVSWIMRKRTPFKVTPKETRKFNLNLILPHLFILFLLIFSDILGFIWLFSVRSYTLAYAISINIFWASYQIPFLIGGVILSKEFYKEKKYVSMSKVNN, encoded by the coding sequence GTGAAAGTAGCTAACTTGATATTCTCTCTATCCCCTTTTTTCGTATCTACCATTTTTACATATATTACTTTTGTCAGTTTTGCAACTGCAATTATTGCTTTTGGAATTTGGATTTCAATGGTAGTTGGATTTTATATATTTCTAGATTTCTTTATTTTAAGTATAAGATCTAAAAAATATTCTGTAAAACTTGTAGGAAAGGAAACTAGATATAAAGTAGCGGCATTTGTCACCTCATTTAACGAGGATCCAAAAATAGTTGAAGGAACTCTTATGTCTATAAAGACTGCTATAGGTAATTTGGGAAATGTCTTCTTACTTGATGATTCCACTAATAATAAAATCTCTACCGAATTAAAAAATTTTTGCAATAAAAATGATATAATTTATTTACATAGAGAAAAAAGAAGAGGATATAAAGCAGGAGCAATAAACGATGCGTTAAAGAATATTAGCGAAAAATATGATTTTGTAGCAATATTTGATGCGGATCAGAGACCTGTTGAAGACTTCTTTAAGCAAGTATTACCATACTTTTCAGATCCTGCAGTAGCCCTAGTTCAAGTTCCTCAAAACTACTCAGAAATAAATTCTGGGATAGCATCAGGTGCTAAATATCAACAAGAACCATTTTTAAGAATAATTATGAGAGGGAGATCCATGTCCTCAGCTTTCTCACTAGGTTCTGGTAGCGTTTTTAGAATAAGCGCTCTAAAAGATGTTGGATATATGTCTGAAAATAGCGTTACAGAAGACGCTGCTACTTCGATAAAGATTCATGAAAAAGGATATAAATCAATATATATAGACGCTCCATTAATATGGTATGGCGAACCTCCACAAGATCTTAATGCTTACATGATACAACAATCAAGATGGGCATTTGGATATTTTCAATTAACAAAAGAAATTATATTTAGTAACTTAGATTTTTCAAAATTTTTTGATTATTTTTCTGGAACATTGTATTGGATAAAAGAAGGACCTATTACCCTGATAGAATTTTTAGCTCCAATATTTTTCTTAATGTTTAAAATTCCTATTATGAAAATAAATCCTGTGTGCTACCTTTTGGCATACATACCATACTTGATTTTCACTATAGCATTATTTATTTTTGCTACAAGAGATAAAACAGAATATGGAATAAAAGGATTCTATTTTCATCAAAGTGTAGAGTATCTAGAATTTCCTAGTATAACATTAGCGTTCGTTTCATGGATAATGAGAAAAAGAACTCCTTTTAAGGTTACTCCAAAAGAAACAAGAAAATTCAACTTAAATTTAATATTGCCTCATTTATTTATACTTTTCTTACTAATATTTAGCGATATTTTAGGATTTATATGGCTATTTTCCGTAAGATCATATACCTTAGCATACGCAATAAGTATCAATATATTTTGGGCAAGCTATCAAATTCCATTTCTTATTGGTGGTGTAATTCTCTCAAAAGAATTTTATAAGGAGAAAAAATACGTTAGTATGAGTAAAGTTAATAATTAG